A stretch of the Aegilops tauschii subsp. strangulata cultivar AL8/78 chromosome 4, Aet v6.0, whole genome shotgun sequence genome encodes the following:
- the LOC109754800 gene encoding uncharacterized protein, which yields MAAVMDLDLNCAPPSPEPAPQDHRLAHAMLRQEHAYRHQVEDLHRLYWAQRNLRPDVPFWEQSHDVLYPVPTHSMAMATSSQSHIHMIDPDLSRGKQAIWCGNGVAGNLGAEGSSVRRKPDHGGGVQGRSGYRRMIDLEKPATSEDDDDDVEILSPARFSDYAKRNAGFVDNSQCYPRENAAHVRFGSTGSSDTPDSHSPVKAKATASGRMLIDLNIAQEDDLNVCPDSSKNVFCSPLASSRTMQSGEGCSNSSKAFHIRAESSIGSSKGSSITVAASMPAPDSMREVMARGICDPQSSSKPFRVEASNHDVRLRGNIQHQHTLDNVSGMSSQASMEIPREEMSVRASGRHSSSSSDLQKIGGQTAVYRECQEESLAVICDDEMEGFDLNVSVGSIELPSMMDSSPREKHASSSDGVDKLLSHYFTEDKVQENISSVECPTIIDQQHMAESMDGKSVRSPDSGVATNRSMSIPETPQGRDYACPRLRPSSNGESNSMNAPITYQVVTEDELLASTAAQTLVSLFTDSAAWITDSHCSNNQADAQDGGDEPQVSLDSFEEGVMNLEALRDDGDSVAVRAPDKDGPSCGIKLRRGRGMRDFQREILPGLVSLARHEICDDLHAIGYEIRKTRQRRAPGDKYGPSTRSRLPRRCSNAWN from the exons ATGGCCGCCGTCATGGATTTGGATCTCAACtgcgcgccgccgtcgccggagcccgCGCCTCAGGACCACCGCCTCGCCCACGCAATGCTCCGCCAAGAACACGCCTACCGCCACCAG GTGGAGGACCTGCATAGGCTGTATTGGGCGCAGAGGAATCTCAGGCCCGATGTGCCCTTCTGGGAGCAATCCCACGATGTCCTCTATCCTGTTCCCACCCATTCCATGGCCATGGCCACTTCCTCCCAATCCCACATCCACATG ATTGATCCGGATCTGTCGCGAGGCAAGCAGGCCATTTGGTGTGGCAATGGGGTTGCAGGGAATTTGGGCGCTGAGGGTTCTTCTGTCAGGAGGAAACCTGACCATGGTGGTGGTGTGCAGGGGAGGTCCGGTTACCGCCGTATGATCGATCTAGAGAAGCCGGCGACGTccgaggacgacgatgatgatgtgGAGATCTTGTCTCCTGCCCGGTTCAGTGACTATGCCAAGCGCAATGCTGGGTTTGTGGATAATTCTCAGTGTTATCCAAGGGAGAATGCTGCCCATGTTCGTTTCG GTTCAACTGGATCTAGTGATACCCCAGACAGTCATTCACCAGTGAAAGCAAAGGCTACTGCATCTGGACGCATGCTTATCGACCTGAATATAGCTCAAGAAGATGATTTAAATGTTTGCCCTGATTCTTCCAAAAACGTGTTCTGTTCTCCTTTGGCTAGTTCAAGAACAATGCAATCAGGAGAAGGTTGCAGCAACTCCAGCAAAGCATTCCACATCAGAGCTGAGTCGAGCATTGGATCTTCAAAAGGGTCTTCGATCACAGTTGCGGCATCAATGCCGGCCCCAGACAGCATGAGGGAAGTGATGGCCAGAGGTATTTGTGACCCACAGAGCAGTTCTAAGCCTTTCCGCGTGGAAGCTTCAAATCATGACGTGCGTCTCAGAGGAAATATCCAGCATCAACATACACTAGATAATGTCTCTGGAATGAGTTCTCAGGCCTCTATGGAAATTCCACGTGAAGAGATGTCAGTTAGGGCGAGCGGTcgacattcttcttcttcttcagactTACAAAAAATAGGAGGACAAACAGCTGTTTATAGGGAGTGCCAAGAGGAGAGTCTAGCAGTAATCTGTGATGATGAAATGGAGGGTTTTGACTTGAATGTGTCTGTTGGAAGCATCGAGCTCCCATCGATGATGGATAGCAGTCCCAGAGAGAAACATGCAAGTAGTAGTGATGGTGTTGACAAACTTCTAAGTCATTACTTTACTGAGGATAAGGTCCAGGAAAACATTTCTTCCGTCGAATGTCCAACTATCATAGACCAACAACACATGGCTGAGAGTATGGACGGTAAAAGTGTACGGTCGCCAGACTCCGGAGTTGCAACAAACAGATCGATGTCGATTCCAGAAACTCCCCAAGGTCGTGACTACGCTTGTCCAAGATTGAGACCATCAAGTAACGGAGAATCAAATTCTATGAACGCGCCCATCACATATCAAGTTGTGACAGAAGATGAGCTACTAGCGTCCACAGCAGCTCAGACACTCGTTTCCTTGTTCACGGATAGCGCTGCGTGGATCACAGACAGCCATTGCAGCAACAACCAGGCAGATGCTCAGGATGGAGGCGATGAACCGCAGGTCTCGCTGGACTCGTTCGAGGAAGGCGTGATGAACCTGGAGGCTCTGAGAGACGATGGGGATTCAGTCGCTGTGAGAGCGCCGGACAAGGACGGGCCTTCATGTGGGATCAAGCTGCGGAGAGGGAGGGGGATGAGAGACTTCCAGAGGGAGATATTGCCCGGGCTGGTCTCCCTCGCGAGGCACGAGATATGCGACGACTTGCATGCTATAGGGTATGAAATCAGGAAGACCAGGCAGAGGAGGGCGCCCGGGGACAAGTACGGTCCGTCGACCCGGTCAAGGCTGCCTCGGCGTTGCTCCAATGCATGGAACTAG
- the LOC109754809 gene encoding uncharacterized protein, whose protein sequence is MAAATAWVRSLSCKYSTAVADDAYSPLLPPPKKHPPTPKAKGAASVALLPPERGRESRRSRSMSSERDRPAAATARKTRKKKEADATSEHARKETPRVQRLAASLERPGSALLEMTELPEGHPSRRVVELIFASGWARADGAAEVEALFRVHGTARAAARFEAARAAARARGEAAGDGRCAADGNEVMRFQCRPAAEAGGGSEVICAAVATCHKAGAARAVRTFAGSGAADAGITGGREGRRGMLVCRVIAGRVRRASADERPGEYDSVDAGDGELVVLDRRAVLPCFLVVYRVKPPPELSTSSSGRSR, encoded by the coding sequence ATGGCCGCGGCGACGGCGTGGGTGCGCTCGCTCAGCTGCAAGTACTCTACGGCCGTCGCCGACGACGCGTACAGCCCGCTGCTGCCCCCGCCCAAGAAGCACCCGCCGACGCCGAAGGCCAAGGGTGCTGCCTCCGTCGCGTTGCTGCCGCCGGAGAGGGGCCGGGAGAGCCGGAGGTCCAGGTCCATGTCCAGCGAGCGGGACCGgcctgctgctgctactgctaggaagacgaggaagaagaaggaggcggACGCCACGTCCGAGCACGCGAGGAAGGAGACGCCCAGGGTGCAGCGGCTCGCGGCGTCGCTGGAGCGGCCGGGCTCGGCGCTCCTGGAGATGACGGAGCTGCCGGAGGGCCACCCGTCGCGGCGCGTGGTGGAGCTCATCTTCGCGTCGGGCTGGGCGCGCGCCGACGGAGCCGCGGAGGTGGAGGCGCTGTTCCGGGTGCACGGCACGGCGCGCGCGGCGGCGCGCTTCGAggccgcgcgcgccgccgcccgggCGCGGGGCGAGGCCGCGGGCGACGGGCGCTGCGCCGCCGACGGCAACGAGGTGATGCGGTTCCAGTGCCGTCCCGCCGCGGAGGCCGGGGGCGGCAGCGAGGTCATCTGCGCGGCCGTGGCCACGTGCCACAAAGCCGGCGCGGCCAGGGCCGTGCGCACGTTCGCCGGCAGCGGCGCGGCGGACGCCGGCATAACAGGAGGCCGCGAGGGCCGCAGGGGCATGCTGGTGTGCCGCGTCATCGCCGGCCGCGTCCGTCGCGCCTCCGCCGACGAGCGCCCCGGCGAGTACGACTCTGTTGACGCGGGGGACGGCGAGCTGGTGGTGCTGGACCGGCGCGCCGTGCTCCCCTGCTTCCTCGTGGTGTACAGGGTCAAGCCTCCCCCGGAGCTCTCCACCTCCTCCAGCGGCCGCTCCCGCTGA